In one Pseudomonas hydrolytica genomic region, the following are encoded:
- the trmA gene encoding tRNA (uridine(54)-C5)-methyltransferase TrmA encodes MSAPVFDPATYDAQLAEKKQRLIELLAPFAAPEPEVFDSPREHYRLRAEFRLWREDGQRHYAMFAPGDKHTPILLDDFPIASLRINELMPRLRAAWQASEALSFKLFQVEFLTTLAGDALITLAYHRPLDEAWQAAAEKLASELNVCLVGRSRGQRLVIGRDYVEEELTVAGRRFRYRQPEGAFTQPNGAVCEKMLGWAYEALGERDDDLLELYCGNGNFTLPLATRARRVLATEISKTSVNAALANLADNGVNNVELVRLSAEELTQALNEVRPFRRLAGIDLKSYDFGSVFVDPPRAGMDPDTCELTRRFERILYISCNPETLAANIAQLSDTHQVTRCALFDQFPYTHHMEAGVLLERR; translated from the coding sequence ATGAGTGCCCCCGTATTCGACCCCGCCACCTACGACGCCCAGCTCGCCGAGAAGAAGCAGCGCCTGATCGAGCTGCTGGCCCCCTTCGCCGCGCCCGAGCCCGAGGTGTTCGATTCGCCGCGCGAGCACTACCGCCTGCGCGCCGAGTTCCGCCTGTGGCGTGAAGACGGCCAGCGCCACTACGCGATGTTCGCGCCGGGCGACAAGCACACGCCGATCCTGCTCGACGACTTCCCCATCGCCAGCCTGCGCATCAACGAGCTGATGCCGCGCCTGCGCGCCGCCTGGCAGGCCAGCGAGGCGCTGTCGTTCAAGCTGTTCCAGGTGGAATTTCTCACTACCCTGGCTGGCGACGCGCTGATCACCCTGGCCTACCATCGCCCGCTGGACGAGGCCTGGCAGGCCGCGGCGGAAAAACTGGCCAGCGAGCTGAACGTCTGCCTGGTCGGCCGCTCGCGTGGCCAGCGCCTGGTGATCGGCCGCGATTACGTGGAAGAGGAACTCACCGTGGCCGGGCGCCGCTTCCGCTATCGCCAGCCGGAAGGTGCCTTCACCCAGCCCAACGGCGCGGTGTGCGAGAAGATGCTGGGCTGGGCGTATGAGGCTCTAGGCGAACGCGATGACGACCTGCTGGAGCTGTATTGCGGCAACGGCAACTTCACCCTGCCGCTGGCCACCCGCGCGCGGCGCGTGCTGGCCACCGAAATCAGCAAGACCTCGGTGAACGCCGCCCTGGCCAACCTGGCTGACAACGGCGTGAACAACGTCGAGCTGGTGCGCCTGTCCGCCGAGGAGCTGACCCAGGCGCTGAACGAGGTGCGCCCGTTCCGCCGCCTGGCCGGCATCGACCTGAAAAGCTACGACTTCGGCAGCGTCTTCGTCGACCCGCCGCGCGCCGGGATGGACCCGGACACCTGCGAGCTGACCCGGCGCTTCGAGCGCATCCTGTACATCTCCTGCAACCCCGAGACCCTGGCCGCCAACATCGCCCAGCTGAGCGACACCCACCAGGTGACGCGCTGCGCCCTGTTCGACCAGTTCCCCTACACCCACCATATGGAAGCGGGTGTATTGCTGGAACGGCGCTGA
- a CDS encoding DUF4345 domain-containing protein: protein MLLARIVLLIQIAALVGLGLAYFIRPEEMTSLSGALLMSNAAVTEVRAYYGGLQLGLAAYLAMALMRQDLLRPALILLVLLYSVLALARIAGLWLDGGTQQTFNLYALLLEVVSAGLAWWALRGLSR from the coding sequence ATGCTGCTTGCACGAATCGTCCTGCTGATCCAGATCGCTGCCTTGGTCGGCTTGGGGCTGGCCTATTTCATCCGCCCCGAAGAAATGACCAGCCTCAGCGGCGCGCTGCTGATGAGCAACGCCGCGGTGACCGAAGTCCGGGCCTACTACGGAGGGCTGCAACTGGGGCTGGCGGCCTACCTGGCGATGGCGCTGATGCGCCAGGACCTGCTGCGTCCGGCCTTGATCCTGCTGGTGCTGCTGTACAGCGTGCTGGCGCTGGCGCGCATTGCCGGGCTGTGGCTCGATGGCGGCACGCAGCAGACCTTCAACCTCTACGCGCTGCTGCTCGAGGTGGTCTCGGCCGGCCTGGCCTGGTGGGCGTTGCGCGGCTTGTCACGCTGA
- a CDS encoding response regulator, producing MRRLIGWVLVLLCCSALLPARALPLSKAEQAWLAQHPRLLVGVERTGWPPFDMVENGRYQGISADYLRLLGERLGVQVDAVYYDDWEQALAALRKGEIDILPSVARTPERESWMRFSDPYLISSSLIFSRPEVQIQRVADLAGKRVAIERGYVLQQRLRDEVPDVLLIEALNTEEALRAVSSGRADAYLGDMIVASYLIRRHNLTNLELRGESGLSSSEIRFGVRRDLPQLVELLDRALASLSGEERETIRVRWLPPLTEFNWRKALQVGWPYVLGLFVLIVFVLIWNRRLTVQIAERQRAEAEARRQRSTLLALINAIPDPIWFKDCDGVYRGCNPAFAAIFGRSPETVVGCRDEQLFDAELSRERAGLDRRALTSRMPLETETWLTHADGRRVFYDTLRAAFYDDRGQLLGLVGTGRDITVRKEVEVAMARAKAMAEQAAQAKADFLANMSHEIRTPMNAIIGMSHLALKTDLDPRQRDYLNKIQQAGQHLLGVINDILDFSKIEAGKVRVECIEFDLEQVLDNLANLIGDKAAGKGLELLFRRDAQVPCVLLGDPLRLGQILINYANNAVKFTEHGEVEVSIELEKRDGKQVWLLFSVRDTGIGLSPAQQARLFESFQQADSSTTRRYGGTGLGLAICKRLAEAMGGEVGVDSELGRGSRFWCRLPFALGDRQRAALQPQADLRGRRVLVVDDNANARLVLSEMLRGMTFRVSEAADGLQALALLEQAQAAGDAFELLFIDWQMPGIDGLELARRVRALALSPQPKVLMVSAHGREDLLQGARRMGVEDVLLKPLNPSLLFDVAMRCLDGRADSGHAHGAVSTGIPDFAGRRVLLVEDNALNQEVASALLQEAGLQVEVAGNGQQAIARLQAAADDHYQLVLMDMQMPVLDGLAATRLLRAQARFAALPIVAMTANALADDRQACLAAGMNDHLSKPIEPTALWSTLMRWLPGADSGLRQAQETVELDLQLPGVDVAAGLRRVLGKRELYLELLGKFASVQADFPAQLRGALADGDNARGERLAHTFKGLAGSIGASALQAQAAELERALASGSDAFEALLAELERQLQPLLAAIAMHLPQVPSSAAEGFDQEHLRTVCRQLAHLLDDDDPRSGKLLAEQGEMLQSAFNEGYAAIARAVQGYDFERALQVLREAAAQRGIEC from the coding sequence ATGCGGCGATTGATTGGCTGGGTACTGGTGCTGCTGTGCTGCAGTGCACTGCTACCGGCAAGGGCGTTGCCGCTGAGCAAGGCGGAGCAGGCCTGGCTGGCGCAGCATCCGCGCTTGCTGGTGGGGGTGGAGCGTACCGGCTGGCCGCCCTTCGACATGGTGGAGAACGGTCGTTACCAGGGCATCAGCGCCGACTACCTGCGCCTGCTCGGCGAGCGCCTCGGCGTGCAGGTCGACGCGGTGTACTACGACGACTGGGAGCAGGCCCTGGCGGCGCTGCGCAAGGGGGAGATCGATATCCTGCCCTCGGTGGCGCGCACCCCGGAGCGCGAAAGCTGGATGCGTTTCAGCGACCCCTACCTGATCAGCAGCAGCCTGATCTTCAGTCGCCCCGAGGTGCAGATCCAGCGGGTCGCCGACCTGGCCGGCAAGCGTGTGGCCATCGAGCGTGGCTACGTCCTGCAGCAGCGGTTGCGCGATGAAGTGCCCGACGTGCTGCTGATCGAGGCGCTGAATACCGAGGAGGCCCTGCGCGCGGTGTCCTCGGGGCGCGCCGATGCCTACCTCGGCGACATGATAGTGGCCAGCTACCTGATCCGCCGGCACAACCTGACCAACCTGGAGCTGCGTGGCGAATCGGGGCTCAGCAGCAGCGAGATCCGCTTCGGCGTGCGCCGCGACCTGCCACAGCTGGTGGAGCTGCTCGACCGCGCCCTGGCCAGCCTGAGCGGCGAGGAGCGCGAGACCATCCGGGTGCGCTGGTTGCCGCCGCTCACCGAGTTCAACTGGCGCAAGGCCCTGCAGGTGGGCTGGCCCTACGTGCTGGGGCTGTTCGTGCTGATCGTCTTCGTGCTGATCTGGAATCGCCGCCTGACCGTGCAGATCGCCGAACGTCAGCGCGCCGAAGCCGAGGCCAGGCGTCAGCGCAGTACCCTGTTGGCGCTGATCAACGCGATACCCGATCCGATCTGGTTCAAGGACTGCGACGGCGTCTACCGCGGCTGCAACCCGGCGTTCGCGGCAATCTTCGGGCGCAGCCCGGAGACGGTGGTCGGTTGCCGCGACGAGCAACTGTTCGATGCCGAGCTGAGCCGCGAGCGTGCCGGCCTCGACCGCCGTGCCCTGACCAGCCGCATGCCGCTGGAGACCGAGACCTGGCTGACCCATGCCGACGGCCGCCGGGTGTTCTACGACACCCTGCGTGCGGCCTTCTACGACGACCGCGGGCAGCTGCTCGGGCTGGTCGGTACCGGCCGCGACATCACCGTGCGCAAGGAGGTGGAGGTCGCCATGGCGCGGGCCAAGGCGATGGCCGAACAGGCGGCGCAGGCCAAGGCCGACTTCCTCGCCAACATGAGCCACGAAATCCGCACGCCGATGAACGCCATCATCGGCATGTCGCACCTGGCCCTGAAGACCGATCTCGATCCCCGCCAGCGCGATTACCTGAACAAGATCCAGCAGGCCGGCCAGCACCTGCTGGGGGTGATCAACGACATCCTCGACTTCTCCAAGATCGAAGCCGGCAAGGTGCGCGTCGAGTGCATCGAGTTCGACCTCGAGCAGGTGCTCGACAACCTGGCCAACCTGATCGGCGACAAGGCTGCCGGCAAGGGATTGGAGTTGCTGTTCAGACGCGATGCGCAGGTGCCCTGCGTCCTGCTCGGCGATCCGCTGCGGCTCGGTCAGATCCTGATCAACTACGCCAACAACGCGGTCAAGTTCACCGAGCACGGCGAGGTCGAGGTGTCCATCGAACTGGAGAAGCGCGACGGCAAGCAGGTCTGGCTGCTGTTCTCGGTGCGCGATACCGGCATCGGCCTGAGCCCGGCGCAGCAGGCGCGGCTGTTCGAATCCTTCCAGCAGGCGGACAGCTCCACCACCCGCCGGTACGGCGGCACCGGACTGGGCCTGGCCATCTGCAAGCGGCTGGCCGAGGCCATGGGGGGCGAGGTGGGGGTGGACAGCGAGCTTGGCCGTGGCAGCCGCTTCTGGTGCCGCCTGCCGTTCGCCCTGGGCGACCGCCAGCGTGCGGCGCTGCAGCCGCAGGCCGATCTGCGTGGCCGACGCGTGCTGGTGGTCGATGACAATGCCAACGCCCGCCTGGTGCTCAGCGAGATGCTGCGTGGCATGACCTTCCGTGTCAGCGAGGCGGCCGACGGCCTTCAGGCGCTGGCGCTGCTGGAGCAGGCCCAGGCGGCGGGCGATGCCTTCGAACTGCTGTTCATCGACTGGCAGATGCCCGGCATCGACGGGCTGGAGCTGGCGCGGCGGGTACGCGCACTGGCGCTGTCTCCGCAGCCCAAGGTGCTGATGGTCAGCGCCCACGGCCGCGAGGATCTGCTGCAGGGCGCACGGCGCATGGGGGTCGAGGACGTGCTGCTGAAACCGCTCAACCCCTCGCTGCTGTTCGATGTGGCGATGCGCTGCCTGGATGGCCGCGCCGACAGCGGTCACGCACACGGCGCCGTCAGCACCGGCATACCGGATTTCGCCGGGCGCCGCGTGCTGCTGGTGGAAGACAACGCGTTGAACCAGGAGGTGGCCAGTGCCCTGCTGCAGGAGGCCGGCCTGCAGGTGGAGGTTGCCGGCAACGGGCAGCAGGCCATCGCGCGGCTGCAGGCTGCGGCGGACGACCATTACCAGCTGGTGCTGATGGACATGCAGATGCCGGTGCTCGATGGCCTGGCCGCGACCCGTCTGCTGCGCGCCCAGGCGCGCTTCGCCGCGCTGCCCATCGTGGCCATGACCGCCAATGCCCTGGCCGACGATCGTCAGGCCTGCCTCGCGGCCGGCATGAACGATCATCTGAGCAAGCCCATCGAACCTACGGCCCTGTGGAGCACTCTGATGCGTTGGCTGCCGGGCGCGGACAGCGGCCTGCGGCAGGCGCAGGAGACGGTGGAGCTGGACCTGCAGCTGCCCGGAGTCGACGTGGCCGCTGGCTTGCGTCGGGTACTGGGCAAGCGCGAGCTGTACCTGGAGCTGCTCGGCAAGTTCGCCAGCGTGCAGGCCGATTTTCCGGCACAGCTGCGCGGTGCCCTTGCCGATGGCGACAACGCCCGTGGCGAGCGCCTGGCTCATACCTTCAAGGGGTTGGCCGGCAGCATCGGTGCCAGCGCCCTGCAGGCGCAGGCGGCCGAACTGGAACGTGCGCTCGCCAGCGGCAGCGATGCGTTCGAGGCGCTGCTGGCCGAGTTGGAGCGGCAACTGCAACCGCTGCTCGCTGCCATTGCCATGCACCTGCCGCAGGTACCGAGCAGCGCGGCGGAGGGCTTCGATCAGGAGCACTTGCGAACGGTCTGCCGGCAGCTCGCGCACCTGCTCGACGACGACGATCCGCGCAGCGGAAAACTGCTGGCCGAGCAGGGCGAAATGCTGCAGAGCGCCTTTAATGAGGGGT
- a CDS encoding DUF411 domain-containing protein — translation MRRSLLALFLFTSLAQAGEALTIDVHRDANCGCCKAWIDHLQDNGFTVNDHVEADMSAVKQRLGVPPRLASCHTGVIDGKFVEGHVPAADILKLRKRVDLIGAAVPGMPMGSPGMEYGDRVDAYQVIGLDNQRQDVVLSDYPGN, via the coding sequence ATGCGCCGTTCACTGCTCGCCCTCTTTCTCTTCACCAGCCTGGCCCAGGCCGGCGAAGCCCTGACCATCGACGTGCATCGCGACGCCAACTGCGGCTGCTGCAAGGCCTGGATCGATCATCTGCAGGACAACGGCTTCACCGTCAACGACCATGTCGAGGCCGACATGAGCGCGGTTAAGCAGCGGCTCGGCGTCCCGCCACGTCTGGCGTCCTGTCACACCGGGGTGATCGACGGCAAGTTCGTCGAAGGCCATGTACCGGCCGCCGACATTCTCAAGCTGCGTAAGCGCGTCGACCTGATCGGTGCTGCCGTGCCCGGCATGCCCATGGGCTCGCCCGGCATGGAGTACGGCGACCGTGTCGATGCCTACCAGGTGATCGGCCTGGACAACCAACGCCAGGATGTCGTGCTGAGCGACTATCCGGGCAACTGA
- the ada gene encoding bifunctional DNA-binding transcriptional regulator/O6-methylguanine-DNA methyltransferase Ada: MLDSDHCWQAVCARDTQHDGAFVFAVRTTGIYCRPSCPARRPRRDNVVFYSDAASAEAAGFRPCKRCSPQGQSPAQQLDTLVAAACALLRGEQRLTLPQLAARIGLSPSHLARAFKARTGLTPHAWAAAERRSRFDERLAQAHSVLDAALAAGYSGTRALYEKPQAMTPAQRRQRGAGECLRYSIAPCPLGQVLLATSDRGVCALLFGDDPQGLREELQQRFAAARLEEDAESLRSWLQQVLTQLEEPQRAIHLPLDIRGTAFQQRVWQALQRIPKGETRSYAELAGQLHSHPRAVARACASNAIGLLVPCHRVVASDGSLSGYRWGLQRKRRLLEQEQS, encoded by the coding sequence ATGCTCGACTCCGACCACTGCTGGCAGGCCGTCTGCGCGCGCGATACGCAACACGATGGCGCCTTCGTCTTCGCCGTGCGCACCACCGGCATCTATTGCCGGCCGAGTTGCCCGGCACGGCGGCCGCGGCGCGACAACGTGGTTTTCTACAGCGACGCCGCCAGCGCCGAAGCCGCCGGTTTCCGCCCGTGCAAGCGCTGTTCGCCGCAAGGACAAAGCCCGGCGCAACAGCTCGATACGCTGGTCGCGGCCGCCTGCGCGCTGCTGCGTGGTGAGCAACGCCTGACGCTGCCACAGCTGGCGGCACGCATCGGCCTGTCGCCCTCGCATCTGGCGCGTGCATTCAAGGCGCGCACCGGCCTGACGCCCCATGCCTGGGCTGCAGCTGAACGCCGCAGCCGTTTCGACGAGCGCTTGGCACAGGCGCACAGCGTGCTCGACGCCGCCTTGGCCGCCGGCTACTCCGGCACCCGTGCCCTGTACGAAAAACCCCAGGCCATGACGCCCGCACAGCGCCGCCAGCGTGGCGCCGGCGAATGCCTGCGCTACAGCATCGCCCCCTGCCCGCTCGGCCAGGTGCTGCTGGCGACCAGTGACCGGGGCGTCTGCGCCCTGCTGTTCGGCGATGATCCACAGGGGCTGCGCGAGGAGCTGCAACAGCGCTTCGCCGCCGCCCGCCTCGAAGAGGATGCAGAGAGTTTGCGCAGCTGGCTGCAGCAGGTGCTGACGCAACTGGAAGAACCGCAGCGCGCCATCCATCTGCCCCTGGACATTCGCGGCACGGCCTTTCAACAGCGGGTATGGCAGGCGCTGCAGCGCATACCCAAGGGCGAAACCCGCAGCTACGCCGAACTGGCCGGGCAGCTGCACAGCCACCCACGCGCCGTGGCCCGTGCCTGCGCCAGCAATGCCATCGGCCTGCTGGTGCCCTGCCACCGCGTGGTGGCCAGCGATGGCAGCCTCAGCGGCTACCGCTGGGGGCTGCAGCGCAAACGGCGCTTGTTGGAGCAGGAGCAGTCGTAA
- a CDS encoding NCS2 family permease, which yields MLERLFQLKAHNTSVRTEVLAGITTFLTMAYILFVNPNMLAETGMDHGAVFVATCLAAAIGSLIMGLLANYPIALAPGMGLNAFFTYTVVMTMGYSWQTALGAVFLSGAIFFLLSIFKIREWIINSIPLALRAGIAAGIGLFLAIIALKNAGIVVDHPATLVGLGDMSKGGALLACLGFFVIAALAYRKVTGAVMIGILLVTGLSIVLGLSELPGVVSMPPSLMPTLLQLDIAGALDIGLISVIFAFLFVDLFDTSGTLVGVAQKADLLDKDGKMPRLGRALMADSTATMAGAALGTSTTTSYIESAAGISAGGRTGLTACVVAALFLLSLFFAPLAGSVPAYATAPALLFVAVLMMSSLAQIDWDDLTVAAPVVVAALAMPLTFSIANGIAFGFIAWTAVKVLSGRWRELNPAMWVLSALFIVKLAYFA from the coding sequence ATGCTGGAAAGACTGTTCCAACTCAAAGCCCACAACACCTCGGTACGCACCGAGGTACTGGCCGGGATCACCACCTTCCTGACCATGGCCTACATCCTCTTCGTCAACCCCAACATGCTGGCCGAGACCGGCATGGATCACGGCGCGGTGTTCGTCGCCACCTGCCTGGCCGCCGCCATCGGCTCGCTGATCATGGGTCTTCTGGCCAACTACCCGATCGCCCTGGCGCCGGGCATGGGCCTCAATGCCTTCTTCACCTATACCGTGGTCATGACCATGGGCTACAGCTGGCAGACCGCCCTGGGCGCGGTGTTCCTCTCCGGTGCGATCTTCTTCCTGCTGTCGATCTTCAAGATCCGCGAGTGGATCATCAACAGCATCCCCCTGGCCCTGCGTGCCGGCATCGCCGCCGGTATCGGCCTGTTCCTGGCGATCATCGCGCTGAAGAACGCCGGCATCGTGGTCGACCACCCGGCCACCCTGGTCGGCCTGGGCGACATGAGCAAGGGCGGCGCGCTGCTGGCCTGCCTGGGCTTTTTCGTCATCGCCGCGCTGGCCTATCGCAAGGTCACCGGCGCGGTGATGATCGGCATCCTGCTGGTCACCGGCCTGTCCATCGTGCTCGGCCTGTCCGAGCTGCCGGGCGTGGTCTCGATGCCGCCGTCGCTGATGCCGACCCTGCTGCAGCTGGATATCGCCGGCGCGCTGGATATCGGCCTGATCAGCGTGATCTTCGCCTTCCTCTTCGTCGACCTGTTCGACACCTCCGGCACCCTGGTCGGCGTCGCGCAGAAGGCCGACCTGCTGGACAAGGACGGCAAGATGCCGCGCCTGGGCCGCGCGCTGATGGCCGACAGCACCGCCACCATGGCCGGCGCCGCGCTGGGCACCAGCACCACCACCAGCTACATCGAATCGGCTGCCGGCATCAGCGCCGGCGGGCGCACCGGCCTGACCGCCTGCGTGGTCGCCGCGCTGTTCCTGCTCAGCCTGTTCTTCGCCCCGCTGGCCGGCTCGGTGCCGGCCTACGCCACCGCTCCGGCGCTGCTGTTCGTCGCCGTGCTGATGATGAGCAGCCTGGCGCAGATCGACTGGGACGACCTGACCGTCGCCGCCCCGGTGGTGGTCGCCGCCCTGGCCATGCCGCTGACGTTCTCCATCGCCAACGGCATCGCCTTCGGCTTCATCGCCTGGACCGCGGTCAAGGTGCTGTCCGGCCGCTGGCGTGAACTGAACCCGGCGATGTGGGTGCTCTCTGCCCTGTTCATCGTCAAGCTGGCCTACTTCGCCTGA
- the ypfJ gene encoding KPN_02809 family neutral zinc metallopeptidase, producing the protein MRWQRGRRSDNVVDARGRTGRRVGGGLSLGGVALVVIVSLMMGQDPLQILGQIADQATQSQVGPSGGVPAANDQQREFVRAILGDTEDTWRELFQSAGQQYRDPQLVLFSGGVNSACGFASSAVGPFYCPGDQRVYLDMTFFREMEQRFAAAGDFARAYVIAHEVGHHVQTLLGVSARVHAARQRGERVEGDGGLLVRQELQADCLAGVWAHHAQRRHDWLEPGDLEEALNAASAIGDDRLQKRTQGQVVPDAFTHGTSEQRVRWFSTGFETGQPGRCDTFKAARL; encoded by the coding sequence ATGCGCTGGCAACGCGGCAGACGCAGCGACAACGTGGTGGATGCCCGTGGCCGCACCGGCAGACGCGTGGGCGGCGGCCTGAGCCTGGGCGGCGTCGCCCTGGTGGTCATCGTCAGCCTGATGATGGGCCAGGACCCGCTGCAGATTCTCGGCCAGATCGCCGACCAGGCCACCCAGTCCCAGGTCGGCCCGTCAGGTGGCGTACCGGCCGCCAATGACCAGCAGCGCGAGTTCGTCCGCGCCATTCTCGGCGACACTGAAGACACCTGGCGCGAGCTGTTCCAAAGCGCCGGCCAGCAGTATCGCGACCCGCAGCTGGTGCTGTTTTCCGGCGGCGTGAACTCGGCCTGCGGCTTCGCCAGCTCGGCGGTCGGCCCCTTCTACTGCCCGGGCGATCAGCGGGTCTACCTCGACATGACCTTCTTTCGCGAGATGGAGCAGCGCTTCGCCGCCGCCGGCGACTTCGCCCGGGCCTACGTGATCGCGCATGAGGTCGGCCACCATGTGCAGACCCTGCTCGGCGTCTCGGCCAGGGTTCACGCGGCTCGCCAGCGCGGCGAGCGGGTCGAGGGCGACGGCGGCCTGCTGGTGCGTCAGGAACTGCAGGCCGACTGCCTGGCCGGCGTCTGGGCCCACCATGCCCAGCGCCGCCACGACTGGCTCGAACCCGGCGATCTGGAAGAGGCGCTGAATGCCGCCAGCGCCATCGGCGACGACCGCCTGCAGAAGCGCACGCAAGGCCAGGTGGTACCGGATGCCTTCACCCACGGCACCTCGGAGCAACGCGTGCGCTGGTTCAGCACCGGCTTCGAGACGGGCCAGCCGGGACGCTGCGACACCTTCAAGGCAGCCCGCCTGTAA
- a CDS encoding DJ-1 family glyoxalase III, with product MSKRALIAVAEGVEDLECVTLIDVLRRAEIEVLVASIEERRMITCARGTRLTADAMLVDVLAQDFDLIVLPGGMPGAQHLAEFEPLAERVRQQAKAGELFAAICAAPALALQQYGVLRQRRMTCYPAFSDRLSGCTFVDEAVVVDGNCITSQGPGTALVFALTLVEQLVGRSTRNEVAKAMLV from the coding sequence ATGAGCAAGCGAGCATTGATCGCCGTCGCCGAGGGGGTCGAGGATCTCGAATGCGTGACCCTGATCGACGTGTTGCGCCGTGCCGAGATCGAGGTGCTGGTAGCCAGCATCGAGGAGCGCCGGATGATCACCTGCGCCCGTGGCACCCGCCTGACCGCCGATGCCATGCTGGTGGACGTGCTGGCGCAGGATTTCGACCTGATCGTGCTGCCTGGCGGCATGCCCGGTGCGCAGCACCTGGCCGAGTTCGAGCCGCTGGCCGAGCGGGTGCGCCAGCAGGCCAAGGCCGGTGAGCTGTTCGCCGCCATCTGCGCTGCGCCCGCCCTGGCGCTGCAGCAGTACGGCGTGCTGCGGCAACGGCGCATGACCTGCTACCCGGCCTTCAGCGATCGCCTCAGCGGTTGCACCTTCGTCGACGAGGCGGTGGTGGTCGACGGCAACTGCATCACCAGTCAGGGGCCGGGTACGGCATTGGTCTTCGCCCTGACCCTGGTGGAACAGCTGGTCGGCCGCAGCACGCGCAACGAGGTGGCGAAGGCGATGCTGGTGTAG